From a single Couchioplanes caeruleus genomic region:
- the mshD gene encoding mycothiol synthase, whose amino-acid sequence MTDVRSTDRLTSAEAADVLALAAAADEADGVSPLSEDGVLGLRGTAHRHLLSRADGGELAGYAYLAGSSGELVVHPKHRLRGHGTALLAAAGPGDRQFWAHGDEPGARAFAERNGFTRARVLWQMRRPLADLPDVPLPEGVSLRAFVPGADDEAWLGVNSRAFAHHPEQGRWTADDLRLRFAEPWFDPAGFLLAVDPEDRMLGFHWTKVHPPEGEEPAIGEIYVLGVDPGGHRRGLGAALSVAGLRHLASRGLRDALLYVDESNTAAVALYRRLGFEIYSTDVQYARLTAPR is encoded by the coding sequence ATGACGGACGTCCGGTCCACGGACAGGCTGACCTCCGCGGAGGCGGCCGACGTGCTCGCGCTGGCCGCCGCGGCGGACGAGGCCGACGGCGTGTCCCCGCTGTCCGAGGACGGCGTCCTGGGCCTGCGCGGCACCGCGCACCGCCACCTGCTCTCGCGCGCCGACGGCGGTGAGCTCGCCGGGTATGCGTACCTCGCCGGGTCGTCGGGTGAGCTGGTCGTGCACCCGAAGCACCGCCTGCGCGGCCACGGCACCGCGCTGCTCGCCGCGGCAGGCCCCGGCGACCGGCAGTTCTGGGCGCACGGCGACGAGCCTGGCGCCCGGGCCTTCGCCGAACGCAACGGCTTCACCCGCGCGCGCGTGCTCTGGCAGATGCGCCGCCCGCTCGCTGACCTGCCGGACGTGCCGCTGCCGGAGGGGGTCTCGCTGCGCGCGTTCGTGCCGGGCGCGGACGACGAGGCCTGGCTGGGCGTCAACTCCCGGGCCTTCGCGCACCACCCGGAGCAGGGCCGCTGGACCGCGGACGACCTGCGGCTGCGCTTCGCCGAGCCGTGGTTCGACCCGGCCGGCTTCCTGCTCGCCGTGGACCCGGAGGACCGGATGCTCGGCTTCCACTGGACCAAGGTGCACCCGCCGGAGGGTGAAGAGCCGGCCATCGGGGAGATCTACGTGCTCGGCGTCGACCCGGGCGGCCACCGCCGCGGGCTCGGTGCGGCACTGAGCGTGGCCGGCCTGCGCCACCTCGCCTCGCGCGGCCTGCGGGACGCCCTGCTCTACGTGGACGAGTCGAACACCGCGGCCGTCGCCCTCTACCGCCGCCTCGGCTTCGAGATCTACTCGACCGACGTGCAGTACGCGAGGCTCACGGCACCACGGTGA
- a CDS encoding winged helix-turn-helix transcriptional regulator, protein MEILLLVTTRAGEPSAVLPALDLLPHSVRTAPRDVRTLVSGPSPDAVLVDARSELSEARATCRMLHATGIGVPLVAVVTEAGLIALNADWGVDDVILASAGPAEVEARLRLGVGRLSNATAGAGGSIRAGELMIDPDTYAAKLKGRPLDLTYKEFELLKFLAQHPGRVFTRDQLLREVWGYDYFGGTRTVDVHVRRLRAKLGSEYESMIGTVRQVGYKFVVPPSGRQLPDNEPVSLPV, encoded by the coding sequence GTGGAAATCCTCCTGTTGGTGACGACGCGTGCCGGTGAACCCTCCGCCGTGCTTCCCGCGCTGGATCTGCTGCCCCACTCCGTGCGTACGGCGCCCCGCGACGTACGCACTCTTGTTTCCGGGCCGAGCCCGGATGCCGTGCTCGTCGACGCCCGCTCGGAGCTCTCCGAGGCCCGGGCCACCTGCCGCATGCTGCACGCCACCGGCATCGGCGTCCCGCTGGTCGCGGTGGTGACCGAGGCGGGCCTGATCGCGCTCAACGCCGACTGGGGCGTCGACGACGTCATCCTGGCCAGCGCCGGCCCGGCCGAGGTCGAGGCCCGGCTGCGCCTGGGCGTCGGGCGGCTGTCGAACGCCACGGCGGGCGCCGGCGGCTCCATCCGCGCCGGCGAGCTCATGATCGACCCGGACACGTACGCGGCCAAGCTCAAGGGCCGCCCGCTGGACCTCACGTACAAGGAGTTCGAGCTGCTCAAGTTCCTCGCCCAGCACCCGGGCCGGGTCTTCACCCGCGACCAGCTGCTGCGCGAGGTCTGGGGCTACGACTACTTCGGCGGCACGCGCACGGTCGACGTGCACGTGCGGCGGCTGCGCGCCAAGCTCGGCTCGGAGTACGAGTCGATGATCGGCACCGTGCGCCAGGTGGGCTACAAGTTCGTGGTCCCCCCGTCCGGCCGCCAGCTTCCCGACAACGAGCCCGTCTCGCTGCCGGTCTGA
- a CDS encoding LmeA family phospholipid-binding protein, which translates to MSEVYGSARPRKRWGRRLLVTLLVLLIIAAVLLAVADRVAASYAERAIGDRVAQQVADQKATSEKPDVTVEGVPFLTQVLDGKYQEIQIRLKNFSGPAGNDKTIKMPLLDIHARDVTAPLDTIRSGNGDIVAGTVTGVGTIDYPALAELIGQQGLKVSEKDGKLVGSAPIQALGQTWNVSGTANLEIKDGVVQVRFADVTADGLPNVPLVRNLVDNYVKGLALDLKIPALPLGLKVQKVEPRPEGLVVTAGANDVPLNSGGL; encoded by the coding sequence GTGTCCGAGGTGTACGGGTCGGCGCGACCGCGCAAGCGCTGGGGGAGGCGTCTCCTGGTCACCCTGCTGGTGCTGCTGATCATCGCCGCCGTGCTGCTCGCCGTGGCGGACCGGGTGGCCGCCTCGTACGCGGAGCGTGCCATCGGTGATCGCGTCGCCCAGCAGGTCGCCGATCAGAAGGCCACCTCCGAGAAGCCGGACGTCACGGTCGAGGGCGTGCCCTTCCTGACCCAGGTGCTCGACGGCAAGTACCAGGAGATCCAGATCCGGCTGAAGAACTTCTCGGGGCCGGCCGGCAACGACAAGACCATCAAGATGCCGCTGCTGGACATCCACGCCCGGGACGTCACCGCGCCGCTGGACACGATCCGCAGCGGCAACGGCGACATCGTGGCCGGCACGGTGACCGGCGTCGGGACCATCGACTACCCGGCCCTCGCCGAGCTCATCGGCCAGCAGGGCCTGAAGGTCAGCGAGAAGGACGGCAAGCTCGTCGGGTCCGCGCCGATCCAGGCGCTCGGTCAGACCTGGAACGTCTCCGGCACGGCCAACCTGGAGATCAAGGACGGCGTGGTGCAGGTGCGCTTCGCCGACGTGACCGCCGACGGCCTGCCCAACGTGCCGCTCGTGCGCAACCTCGTCGACAACTACGTCAAGGGGCTCGCGCTCGATCTGAAGATCCCCGCGCTGCCGCTGGGGCTGAAGGTGCAGAAGGTGGAACCGCGTCCGGAGGGGCTCGTGGTGACCGCCGGCGCGAACGACGTACCGCTCAACTCGGGCGGTCTGTGA
- a CDS encoding Ms5788A family Cys-rich leader peptide has product MSLLLTKRRAVDLCRVAACLCRPVV; this is encoded by the coding sequence ATGAGCCTGTTGCTCACCAAGAGGCGCGCGGTCGACCTGTGCCGCGTGGCCGCCTGCCTGTGTCGCCCTGTCGTCTGA
- a CDS encoding sulfurtransferase — MSRDTALVSADWAEKNLETPGVVFVEVDEDTTAYDGGHIPGAIKLDWKKDLQDPVRRDFVNQEQFSALLSERGISNDDTVILYGGNNNWFAAYAYWYFKLYGHGDVKLLDGGRKKWELDARPYSKDLPQRAATQYQAKEPDLSIRAFRDEVVQAIGVKNLVDVRSPDEFAGRLLAPAHLPQEQSQRAGHIPTAISVPWSKAANEDGTFKSDEELAKIYGDAGLDGGKDTIAYCRIGERSSHTWFVLKELLGQENVKNYDGSWTEYGSLIGVPIALGDEPGKA; from the coding sequence ATGAGTCGCGACACCGCACTCGTCTCTGCCGACTGGGCCGAGAAGAACCTGGAGACCCCGGGTGTCGTCTTCGTCGAGGTCGACGAGGACACCACCGCCTACGACGGCGGGCACATCCCGGGCGCCATCAAGCTCGACTGGAAGAAGGACCTGCAGGACCCGGTGCGCCGGGACTTCGTGAACCAGGAGCAGTTCTCCGCGCTCCTGTCCGAGCGGGGCATCTCGAACGACGACACCGTCATCCTGTACGGCGGCAACAACAACTGGTTCGCGGCGTACGCGTACTGGTACTTCAAGCTGTACGGCCACGGCGACGTGAAGCTGCTCGACGGCGGCCGCAAGAAGTGGGAGCTCGACGCCCGCCCGTACTCGAAGGACCTGCCGCAGCGCGCCGCCACGCAGTACCAGGCCAAGGAGCCCGACCTGTCGATCCGCGCGTTCCGCGACGAGGTCGTGCAGGCCATCGGCGTCAAGAACCTGGTCGACGTCCGCAGCCCCGACGAGTTCGCCGGCCGCCTGCTCGCCCCGGCGCACCTGCCGCAGGAGCAGTCGCAGCGCGCGGGCCACATCCCCACGGCGATCAGCGTGCCGTGGAGCAAGGCCGCGAACGAGGACGGCACGTTCAAGTCGGACGAGGAGCTCGCCAAGATCTACGGCGACGCCGGCCTCGACGGTGGCAAGGACACGATCGCGTACTGCCGCATCGGCGAGCGTTCCTCGCACACGTGGTTCGTGCTCAAGGAGCTGCTCGGCCAGGAGAACGTGAAGAACTACGACGGTTCGTGGACCGAGTACGGCTCGCTCATCGGCGTGCCGATCGCCCTCGGCGACGAGCCCGGAAAGGCGTGA
- a CDS encoding DUF1416 domain-containing protein produces the protein MTTPSNIADGCAAPDQSAPIPASVDLEKETVITGVLTTAEGDAVGGAYVRLLDSSGEFTAEVVTSPEGVFRFFAAPGSWTLRALSRHGNGDLAVDATRGVNEVGLNVAAA, from the coding sequence ATGACCACCCCCTCGAACATCGCGGACGGCTGCGCCGCGCCCGACCAGTCGGCTCCCATCCCGGCCAGCGTCGACCTCGAGAAGGAAACCGTGATCACCGGCGTCCTCACCACCGCCGAGGGTGACGCCGTGGGCGGCGCGTACGTCCGCCTCCTCGACTCGTCCGGCGAGTTCACCGCGGAGGTGGTGACGTCCCCCGAGGGCGTCTTCCGCTTCTTCGCGGCGCCGGGCTCGTGGACGCTGCGCGCCCTGTCCCGCCACGGCAACGGCGACCTCGCCGTCGACGCCACCCGCGGCGTCAACGAGGTCGGCCTGAACGTGGCTGCTGCCTGA
- a CDS encoding DsrE family protein, translating into MLTAMARLLVVKTTAGADAPERCSQAFTVASTAVSSGVPVSFWLTGESAWFALPGRAAEFQLPHAAPLPDLLELLLEAGRVTLCTQCAARRDIGPDDVLPKIRIAGAAVFVEEIMSDGAQAVVY; encoded by the coding sequence ATGCTGACCGCCATGGCCCGCCTTCTCGTCGTCAAGACCACCGCCGGAGCCGACGCCCCGGAGCGCTGCTCGCAGGCGTTCACCGTGGCGAGCACGGCCGTGTCGTCCGGCGTGCCGGTGTCGTTCTGGCTCACCGGCGAGTCGGCGTGGTTCGCCCTGCCCGGCCGCGCGGCGGAGTTCCAGCTGCCGCACGCGGCCCCGCTGCCGGACCTGCTCGAGCTGCTCCTGGAGGCGGGCAGGGTGACGTTGTGCACGCAGTGCGCGGCCCGCCGGGACATCGGCCCGGACGACGTGCTGCCGAAGATCCGCATCGCGGGCGCGGCGGTCTTCGTCGAGGAGATCATGTCCGACGGCGCCCAGGCGGTCGTCTACTAG
- the mtfM gene encoding small membrane protein MtfM translates to MVTEIGYVSLLVAGLGGLAGGLGYLAMRIARGRW, encoded by the coding sequence ATGGTTACGGAGATCGGGTACGTGAGCCTGCTGGTCGCCGGTCTGGGCGGGCTGGCCGGCGGGCTGGGCTATCTGGCGATGCGCATTGCAAGGGGACGATGGTGA
- a CDS encoding FABP family protein, giving the protein MVSSETENPLGPPPWLNAPPVGEYPYEDTHDLRRGPDLHPALLGLLPFIGLWRGRGQGGFPEPEDFNFAQEVRISHDGRPFLAYESRIWRLDDDSQPTGMADREVGFWRPVLNADGRPTDEMEATLTTQQGVIEIYEGEATGTRLEMATAGVGHTATGLAVTGGHRLYGIVEGALLYAQEMSAKGETLKPHLSARLLRVGG; this is encoded by the coding sequence ATGGTGAGCAGCGAGACCGAGAACCCGTTGGGCCCGCCGCCTTGGTTGAACGCCCCGCCGGTCGGCGAGTACCCGTACGAGGACACCCACGACCTGCGCCGGGGCCCCGATCTGCACCCCGCGCTGCTCGGGCTGCTCCCGTTCATCGGGCTGTGGCGCGGACGCGGGCAGGGCGGCTTCCCGGAGCCCGAGGACTTCAACTTCGCGCAGGAGGTCCGGATCAGCCACGACGGCCGGCCGTTCCTCGCGTACGAGTCACGCATCTGGCGTCTCGACGACGACTCGCAGCCGACCGGCATGGCCGACCGCGAGGTGGGTTTCTGGCGCCCGGTGCTCAACGCGGACGGGCGTCCCACCGACGAGATGGAAGCGACGCTGACCACCCAGCAGGGCGTCATCGAGATCTACGAGGGCGAGGCGACCGGCACCCGGCTGGAGATGGCCACGGCCGGCGTCGGGCACACCGCCACCGGGCTCGCGGTCACCGGCGGCCACCGCCTCTACGGCATCGTCGAGGGCGCGCTGCTCTACGCCCAGGAGATGTCGGCCAAGGGCGAGACGCTCAAGCCCCACCTGTCGGCGCGCCTGCTGCGGGTGGGCGGCTGA
- a CDS encoding aminotransferase class IV yields MNAPIMVIPGSEELTHADRGLLYGEGVFETVHLRPTGPWLLDAHLTRLGRSAALLGIDVPEQVAGLAHGLTHEDGALRLVVTPSTSFATVSPVPEAVRRERRDGIRLITHDVGPRAPWSLSAAKTLSYAENLAAKRWAVSAGADDLLWLREGQALEAPTASLVWLVGGTLCTVPPESTGILPGTTAAHLLGRAGELGLHAEERMITAAQLPGVEAMWLASSLRGLAEVRSLDGVPRAASPWTPRLQDLLGFSRPPAAGAPTGGA; encoded by the coding sequence GTGAACGCGCCCATCATGGTGATCCCGGGCTCAGAGGAGCTGACCCACGCCGACCGCGGCCTGCTGTACGGCGAGGGCGTCTTCGAGACCGTGCACCTGCGCCCCACCGGTCCTTGGCTGCTCGACGCCCACCTGACCCGCCTCGGACGCTCCGCCGCGCTGCTCGGCATCGACGTCCCCGAGCAGGTGGCGGGCCTGGCGCACGGGCTGACCCACGAGGACGGCGCGCTGCGGCTGGTGGTGACGCCGTCGACCTCGTTCGCGACCGTGTCGCCGGTGCCGGAGGCGGTACGCCGGGAACGCCGCGACGGGATCCGCCTGATCACCCACGACGTGGGCCCCCGGGCGCCCTGGTCCCTCTCCGCCGCCAAGACGCTGTCCTACGCCGAGAACCTGGCGGCGAAGCGCTGGGCGGTCTCAGCGGGAGCCGACGACCTGCTGTGGCTCCGCGAGGGTCAGGCCCTGGAAGCGCCCACGGCGAGCCTGGTGTGGCTCGTCGGCGGCACGCTGTGCACCGTGCCGCCGGAATCGACCGGCATCCTGCCCGGCACGACAGCCGCGCACCTGCTCGGACGGGCCGGCGAGCTGGGCCTGCACGCCGAGGAGCGGATGATCACCGCGGCTCAGCTGCCGGGCGTGGAGGCGATGTGGCTGGCCAGCTCGTTGCGGGGCCTGGCCGAGGTGCGGTCGCTGGACGGCGTACCCCGCGCGGCGTCGCCCTGGACGCCGCGCCTTCAGGATCTGCTGGGCTTCAGCCGCCCACCCGCAGCAGGCGCGCCGACAGGTGGGGCTTGA
- a CDS encoding Fur family transcriptional regulator, producing the protein MLRERGLRLTPQRQLILEAVHELGHATPERIHQTVRERAAGVNITTVYRTLELLEDLSLVSHTHLSHGSPTYHAAGEDQHVHLVCRTCGSVDEVDPAIMLPVTERLRDERDFRVDVGHVSLFGVCGGCKEQA; encoded by the coding sequence ATGCTCCGGGAGCGCGGCCTGCGACTGACGCCGCAGCGCCAGCTGATCCTGGAGGCGGTCCATGAGCTCGGCCACGCCACGCCCGAGCGCATCCACCAGACCGTGCGGGAACGCGCCGCCGGCGTCAACATCACCACCGTCTACCGCACCCTCGAGCTGCTCGAGGACCTGAGCCTCGTCAGCCACACCCATCTGTCGCACGGCTCGCCGACGTACCACGCCGCGGGCGAGGACCAGCACGTGCACCTCGTCTGCCGCACCTGCGGCTCCGTCGACGAGGTCGACCCCGCCATCATGCTGCCGGTCACCGAGCGCCTGCGCGACGAGCGCGACTTCCGGGTCGACGTCGGTCACGTCTCGCTCTTCGGTGTCTGCGGCGGCTGCAAGGAGCAAGCATGA
- a CDS encoding YgfZ/GcvT domain-containing protein, which yields MTTVLIEELDPQSADAGVAAHHGDPMREQRTLETTAGLVDRSNRDVIAVPGEERASWLHTLTTQHLTDLRAGQGSELLVLSPNGHVEQHAMLAEDGTTAWLDTEPGAGEGLLKYLEMMRFFTRVEPRDATAETAVLSIVGPDAPATVARLLDVELAAPRIFDVPGPKFAAGSVPAGPTALYDVRFFEGGLARRVPLGVDLLVPRARLDAVLDRLGDVPRAGLWAYEAVRVAHRIPRFGWETDHRTIPAESGFIAPAVHLDKGCYRGQETVARVHHLGRPPRRLVLLHLDGVATDQPPAKGTPVTLDGREVGFVGTAVRHHELGMIALAVVKRNVADDARLIVGESAAAIDVG from the coding sequence ATGACCACGGTCCTCATCGAGGAGCTCGACCCGCAGTCCGCGGACGCCGGCGTCGCCGCCCATCACGGCGACCCCATGCGCGAACAGCGCACGCTGGAGACCACGGCCGGGCTCGTCGACCGCTCCAACCGCGACGTCATCGCGGTGCCGGGCGAGGAACGGGCGAGCTGGCTGCACACCCTGACCACCCAGCACCTCACCGACCTGCGCGCCGGGCAGGGCAGCGAGCTGCTCGTGCTCTCGCCGAACGGCCACGTCGAGCAGCACGCGATGCTCGCCGAGGACGGCACCACCGCCTGGCTGGACACCGAGCCGGGCGCGGGCGAGGGCCTGCTGAAGTACCTCGAAATGATGCGCTTCTTCACGCGCGTCGAGCCGCGGGACGCGACCGCCGAGACCGCGGTGCTCTCGATCGTCGGGCCCGACGCCCCGGCGACCGTCGCGCGCCTGCTCGACGTCGAGCTGGCGGCACCCCGGATCTTCGACGTGCCGGGCCCGAAGTTCGCCGCCGGTTCCGTACCGGCCGGGCCGACCGCGCTCTACGACGTCCGGTTCTTCGAGGGCGGGCTCGCCCGCCGGGTCCCGCTCGGCGTCGACCTGCTCGTGCCCCGGGCCCGCCTCGACGCCGTGCTCGACCGGCTGGGCGACGTACCCCGGGCGGGGTTGTGGGCCTATGAGGCCGTGCGCGTCGCACATCGCATCCCGCGGTTCGGGTGGGAGACCGACCACCGCACGATCCCGGCCGAGTCGGGGTTCATCGCGCCGGCCGTGCACCTGGACAAGGGCTGCTACCGGGGGCAGGAGACCGTCGCCCGGGTGCACCACCTCGGCCGCCCGCCGCGCCGGCTCGTGCTGCTGCATCTCGACGGCGTGGCGACCGACCAGCCGCCGGCCAAGGGCACGCCGGTCACGCTCGACGGGCGCGAGGTCGGGTTCGTCGGCACCGCGGTCCGCCACCACGAGCTCGGGATGATCGCGCTGGCCGTGGTCAAGCGGAACGTGGCCGACGACGCCCGGCTCATCGTGGGCGAGTCCGCGGCCGCCATCGACGTCGGCTGA
- a CDS encoding 3-keto-5-aminohexanoate cleavage protein — MTGTLITVAPTGAENTKAAVPALPVTIDELVATAKECEALGAAIIHVHIRDDAAEPTLDQGRLRDTVAALRQSTDLIVQLSSGGAVTDPEADRLAVLDAGPEMASCTMGTVNFGDGVFMNRWEFIVDLHTRMQERGVVPEYEIFDLGQLTSLQRLLTKHGLPYGGHVHVDLVMGVPGGMPGTAEALVACHRAIQDLPAGTTFSATGIGRSTIPVMLASLSAGGHLRVGMEDTVTYAKDRPVESNMQLVARAVGFAQLAQRPPLTTAEARELLGVPAR, encoded by the coding sequence ATGACCGGGACCCTGATCACCGTCGCGCCCACCGGCGCGGAGAACACCAAGGCGGCCGTACCGGCGCTGCCCGTGACGATCGACGAGCTCGTGGCCACCGCCAAGGAGTGCGAGGCGCTGGGCGCCGCGATCATCCACGTCCACATCCGTGACGACGCCGCCGAGCCGACGCTGGACCAGGGCCGGCTGCGCGACACGGTGGCCGCCCTGCGGCAGTCGACGGACCTGATCGTCCAGCTCTCCTCGGGCGGCGCGGTGACCGACCCCGAGGCGGACCGGCTCGCCGTGCTCGACGCCGGCCCGGAGATGGCTTCCTGCACGATGGGTACGGTGAACTTCGGCGACGGCGTGTTCATGAACCGCTGGGAGTTCATCGTCGACCTGCACACCCGGATGCAGGAGCGCGGCGTCGTCCCCGAGTACGAGATCTTCGACCTCGGCCAGCTCACCTCGCTGCAGCGCCTGCTCACCAAGCACGGGCTCCCGTACGGCGGCCACGTCCACGTCGACCTGGTGATGGGCGTACCGGGCGGGATGCCGGGCACCGCCGAGGCGCTGGTCGCGTGCCACCGGGCGATCCAGGACCTGCCGGCGGGTACGACGTTCTCCGCCACCGGCATCGGCCGCAGCACGATCCCGGTCATGCTGGCCTCGCTGTCGGCGGGCGGGCACCTGCGCGTCGGCATGGAGGACACGGTCACGTACGCGAAGGACCGCCCCGTCGAGTCGAACATGCAGCTCGTCGCGCGGGCCGTCGGCTTCGCGCAGCTGGCCCAGCGCCCGCCGCTGACCACGGCGGAGGCGCGGGAGCTGCTCGGGGTGCCGGCCCGATGA
- a CDS encoding asparaginase, with product MILAEVVRSGFTESVHHGSVVVLDASGAVAGSAGDVTGPVFPRSSNKPMQTVGMLRAGLRVADPADLALISGSHFAEPFHVHRVRAILAAAGLTEEALLCPPALPLAESGHDGRAPQRILMNCSGKHAGMLATCVANGWPLDDYRDAKHPLQQVLAETVTELVGEPIAATGIDGCGAPVLGFSLTALARAFQRLVSAAPGTPGRMVADAMRANPELVAGTGQDDTRLMQGVPGLLAKGGAEGVVAVAVPDVGAVALKIEDGAMRARMPVLVSALRRLGVAAPVLDSLATVPVLGGGVPVGEVRATW from the coding sequence ATGATCCTCGCGGAGGTCGTACGCTCCGGCTTCACCGAGTCGGTCCACCACGGCTCGGTCGTGGTGCTGGACGCCTCGGGCGCGGTCGCCGGCTCGGCCGGGGACGTGACCGGCCCGGTTTTCCCGCGCTCGTCGAACAAGCCGATGCAGACCGTCGGCATGCTGCGTGCCGGGCTGCGCGTCGCCGACCCCGCGGATCTGGCCCTGATCAGTGGCAGCCACTTCGCCGAGCCGTTCCACGTGCACCGCGTACGCGCCATCCTGGCCGCCGCGGGGCTGACGGAGGAGGCGCTGCTCTGCCCGCCCGCCCTGCCGCTCGCCGAATCGGGGCACGACGGCCGGGCGCCGCAGCGCATCCTCATGAACTGTTCCGGCAAGCACGCGGGGATGCTGGCCACCTGCGTCGCCAACGGGTGGCCGCTGGACGACTACCGGGACGCCAAGCACCCGTTGCAGCAGGTGCTGGCCGAGACGGTGACCGAGCTGGTGGGAGAGCCGATCGCCGCCACGGGCATCGACGGCTGCGGTGCTCCGGTTCTGGGCTTCTCGCTGACCGCGCTGGCCCGGGCCTTCCAGCGGCTCGTCTCGGCGGCCCCGGGCACGCCCGGGCGGATGGTGGCGGACGCCATGCGGGCGAACCCCGAGCTCGTCGCCGGCACCGGGCAGGACGACACACGGCTGATGCAGGGCGTGCCGGGGTTGCTCGCGAAGGGCGGGGCGGAGGGTGTCGTCGCGGTCGCCGTACCGGACGTCGGAGCGGTGGCGTTGAAGATCGAGGACGGCGCGATGCGGGCCCGGATGCCGGTGCTGGTGTCGGCGCTGCGCCGGCTCGGCGTGGCCGCCCCGGTGCTGGATTCGCTGGCCACCGTGCCCGTCCTGGGCGGCGGCGTACCGGTCGGCGAGGTCCGCGCCACCTGGTGA